A part of Pseudomonas sp. HR96 genomic DNA contains:
- a CDS encoding glutathione S-transferase has protein sequence MLQVWGRRSSLNVQKVMWLIGELGLAHQHIPAGGQYGIKDSPEFLAMNPHGRVPAIKDDDGTVVWESHSILRYMSARHGQSDFWRDDAVQRSQADRWMDWSQTSLQPAFLSGVFWGFYRTPEAQRDTHAIEKNISECAQYFKLLEQVLSGQPFLGGKSLTLADIPVGTHLYRYFTLDIPRPHIPHVEAWYQRLQEREAYRQHVMIPFEELFGRLEY, from the coding sequence ATGCTTCAGGTCTGGGGACGACGCTCGTCGCTCAATGTTCAGAAAGTGATGTGGCTCATTGGCGAGTTGGGCCTGGCTCACCAGCATATTCCAGCGGGCGGCCAATATGGTATCAAGGATTCTCCAGAGTTTTTGGCCATGAATCCCCATGGCCGAGTGCCCGCCATTAAAGATGATGATGGAACGGTTGTATGGGAGTCGCACAGTATTCTCAGATATATGTCGGCGCGTCATGGGCAATCTGATTTCTGGAGGGATGATGCCGTTCAGCGCTCTCAAGCTGACCGCTGGATGGATTGGTCTCAAACTAGCTTACAACCGGCTTTTTTAAGTGGGGTATTTTGGGGGTTTTATCGAACGCCCGAAGCTCAGCGAGATACCCACGCGATTGAGAAAAACATCAGTGAGTGTGCCCAATATTTTAAATTACTTGAGCAGGTCTTGAGCGGGCAACCGTTTCTGGGCGGTAAGAGCTTAACGTTGGCAGACATACCTGTTGGCACACATTTGTACCGATACTTCACGTTGGATATTCCCCGACCGCACATTCCTCACGTTGAGGCGTGGTATCAAAGACTCCAAGAGCGCGAAGCTTACCGACAACACGTCATGATCCCTTTCGAAGAGCTTTTCGGGCGGCTTGAGTACTAG
- a CDS encoding PIN domain-containing protein translates to MARPPKAKEQKASSPKPKPQQKKVASPISTGGRGGAFEQRVQAVRLLAMCLGIPCAGLREGFVIVRLLFQGRGFDHNTDDLVVHAASLSTGQKATIRMQMKRSLKATANDVFIEAVGLAWLDFIKPTFLRGLDDNLIVYHVSSSSSMEGAVEVVRLALASLSHESWYTRVHSEGLSNARNRTAYAAIKAAADRYNEATVSDEDLRQFALHLKFVPHDLDSDRTQEAGYQKQFIAQALPSRDSGAVWSQLLSVCAELNGTAGEIDLSSASAHLGELAREFHTAKLIRESVRAYQVGTIPVSQERASELTPLAEYLAPLLSVGRAPGSTLLTDDLPIASQGSETTFATRQLDRISTLHNDRRYKDALTQLELLEEELNTFDVHQKARWHFLRGMCFWHLGDDETASTDLETAANLYTDDDRITAGHVRAQMLKNDVQAAVQVGQAAQARFPESYSVWIAFTNARILNRGQLTEDEIPAAFRDKSGAWQMLASSRAGAGDDLGAVDAIKTALEQPDSSIFIVENYLRFALRLATDNPFHVNTRSQPRDRRELILDAISKFEDREGALWAEQSPRTKTDVVFHLAYAYLLIGQPSQALDMIEQGRQRGVPEHETSARVELEALCDLKRESEAVDRFSGRLEQLADDALVIFGQACLVAGKEPLLEAAYDIQVQRPVTDESAKVLRILRHMRWESLLRQHRNNAVQQELSQLGVTPQNSNITDGVFAARAFIDNDAMRQAFENRVAELAPQSNDLLELSMASQWMLHARRHDDAIAMLERVLPHDSFTPLHVDLLHSYALTDQRAKVRDLLDSLPGEWRQSDDARNVALNVYGNAADWPKMREIAEMIVSLHPLDASAWLLLIQVLANVNPEQMDACIAELPPFMEGSAQDLLKLANAEISRGKPDRGIGRIYRTMRASSGNLEAAAGHISLMVMASGSVDAFLTNPVEAARGTSVELEDSNGGSGYVSIDFDVDPPLSPTAEFIPADSAQAVALIGLKVGETTSVRSLIGEQTLKVKQIVTIHRRLLDLSYGQVSSSVVPSKNLVAMTIPTREDGELDISFFIKQVEQKKEQGLTTIGLYGQHMATLELIARMLGVDVIDLVRGWPDEGPLLEVSMGVGQTHDAFPVDAARDLPWVVDLSMLVELATLGMLDVLEHIPRLYVAAGTKQTIETKIESAARFRKGGTLFSHDGQLGMQEQTEDSWHRERAFLDSICAAVDEYCEVVPAYGPPQLPAQMHTLRDILGDGEYATLLVCLEYGGGLLSLDARLRAIAGFLEIKGASPQMLLTNELISGRLAQGEYSRAIVQMVMTRRSFVSIQAADLIAMMGQGETFANIGINRLRGYLAEPNLTFDSAVPVVTDFVCLMFLQVRCNLGVMLQLIEYCFEPMFRHPRCPDDFQRLAYTRIQLTLAGVEINSIARKAIGYRLHVARQRADRPSKPVKLEAKVCFAYAVPFWAVAVPSPVASIRLEAQSPALASVESGHTEESRKGD, encoded by the coding sequence ATGGCAAGGCCTCCAAAGGCGAAGGAACAGAAAGCTTCCAGCCCTAAACCGAAACCTCAGCAGAAAAAGGTCGCAAGTCCTATTTCCACGGGCGGGCGCGGTGGTGCATTCGAGCAACGCGTGCAGGCGGTGCGTCTGCTCGCCATGTGCCTGGGCATCCCGTGTGCGGGGTTGCGCGAAGGATTTGTCATTGTAAGGTTGCTGTTTCAAGGTCGAGGATTTGACCACAACACTGACGACCTGGTTGTCCATGCTGCCTCGCTGAGCACCGGGCAGAAAGCAACAATAAGAATGCAGATGAAGCGCTCGCTCAAGGCGACCGCCAATGATGTTTTCATCGAAGCTGTAGGGCTCGCGTGGTTGGATTTCATCAAACCAACTTTCCTACGAGGACTGGACGACAACCTTATCGTTTACCACGTGTCTAGCTCGTCATCCATGGAAGGTGCCGTGGAGGTGGTCAGGCTGGCGTTGGCGTCCCTATCGCATGAGTCTTGGTACACCCGCGTGCATTCAGAGGGGCTGAGTAACGCTCGGAACCGAACTGCTTACGCCGCCATCAAGGCTGCAGCTGATCGGTATAATGAGGCGACGGTTAGCGACGAAGACCTGCGCCAGTTCGCACTGCACCTGAAGTTTGTGCCCCACGATCTTGACTCGGATCGCACTCAGGAAGCCGGATACCAAAAGCAATTTATCGCCCAGGCGTTGCCAAGCCGAGACAGCGGCGCAGTATGGTCGCAGTTGTTATCGGTGTGTGCCGAGCTCAATGGCACGGCCGGAGAAATTGATCTTTCTTCCGCTTCAGCCCACCTGGGAGAGCTTGCCCGGGAATTTCATACGGCCAAGTTGATACGTGAGAGTGTGCGCGCCTATCAAGTGGGCACGATCCCTGTCAGCCAAGAGCGCGCGTCAGAGCTCACCCCGCTGGCGGAATACCTCGCTCCCCTCCTCTCCGTTGGCCGCGCTCCCGGCAGCACACTACTGACTGATGATCTGCCCATCGCAAGCCAAGGGTCGGAAACCACGTTTGCTACGCGCCAGCTTGACCGCATCAGCACGCTACACAACGACCGCCGATACAAGGACGCCTTGACTCAGCTGGAGCTTCTCGAAGAGGAGCTGAACACGTTTGATGTTCACCAGAAGGCCCGATGGCATTTTCTCCGTGGGATGTGCTTCTGGCATCTTGGGGACGATGAGACCGCCTCGACAGATCTTGAGACAGCCGCAAACCTGTACACCGACGATGACCGGATTACTGCGGGTCATGTCCGGGCTCAGATGCTTAAAAATGATGTGCAAGCTGCAGTTCAGGTTGGCCAGGCGGCACAGGCACGGTTTCCGGAGTCGTATTCTGTATGGATCGCTTTCACCAATGCCAGGATCCTCAATCGAGGACAGCTGACTGAAGACGAGATACCCGCAGCCTTTCGCGACAAGTCCGGCGCTTGGCAGATGTTGGCCAGTTCCAGGGCCGGCGCCGGGGACGACCTTGGTGCCGTCGACGCTATAAAGACAGCTCTGGAACAGCCTGACAGTTCCATCTTCATCGTCGAAAATTACCTGCGTTTTGCCCTGCGACTCGCTACAGATAACCCGTTTCACGTGAACACGCGTTCTCAGCCCCGGGATCGACGCGAGCTCATCCTGGATGCGATCTCCAAGTTTGAGGATCGCGAGGGTGCGCTGTGGGCCGAGCAAAGTCCAAGGACAAAAACTGACGTCGTGTTTCACCTCGCCTATGCGTATCTGCTAATAGGGCAGCCGAGTCAGGCATTGGACATGATCGAGCAGGGAAGGCAGCGTGGCGTCCCAGAACATGAGACTTCGGCCCGAGTGGAGCTTGAGGCTCTTTGCGATTTGAAGCGAGAAAGTGAGGCTGTTGACCGCTTCTCTGGTCGCCTTGAGCAGCTTGCGGATGACGCACTGGTTATATTTGGCCAGGCGTGCCTGGTTGCGGGTAAAGAGCCATTGCTTGAAGCTGCCTACGATATCCAGGTGCAGCGGCCTGTCACGGATGAGTCGGCCAAAGTGCTTCGGATCCTGCGTCACATGCGCTGGGAATCCTTGCTGCGCCAACACCGCAATAATGCCGTTCAGCAGGAGCTTTCGCAGCTCGGTGTTACCCCCCAGAACAGCAATATCACCGATGGAGTTTTCGCTGCCCGGGCCTTCATCGATAACGATGCAATGCGGCAGGCATTTGAGAATCGTGTGGCCGAACTCGCACCACAGAGCAACGATTTGCTGGAGCTGTCCATGGCATCGCAGTGGATGCTCCATGCACGGCGTCACGATGACGCTATTGCAATGCTCGAACGTGTGCTGCCTCACGACTCGTTCACTCCGTTGCATGTTGATCTTCTTCACTCTTACGCACTCACAGATCAGCGTGCGAAGGTTCGAGATCTGCTGGATTCGCTCCCTGGTGAGTGGCGCCAGTCTGACGATGCGCGGAATGTGGCGTTGAACGTTTACGGTAACGCCGCTGACTGGCCGAAGATGCGCGAAATCGCAGAGATGATCGTTTCATTGCACCCTCTAGATGCCAGTGCATGGCTGTTACTGATCCAAGTCCTAGCCAACGTAAACCCTGAGCAGATGGACGCCTGTATAGCCGAGCTCCCCCCCTTTATGGAAGGATCCGCTCAGGATCTGCTGAAACTCGCTAACGCGGAGATCAGCCGGGGGAAGCCTGATCGAGGTATCGGCCGCATCTACCGAACCATGCGAGCAAGTTCGGGTAACCTTGAGGCCGCGGCCGGGCACATTTCGCTCATGGTTATGGCATCCGGCAGTGTGGACGCTTTCCTCACCAACCCAGTTGAGGCCGCCCGCGGGACATCGGTCGAACTCGAAGACAGCAACGGCGGCAGTGGTTACGTTTCAATAGACTTTGACGTTGACCCACCGCTCTCGCCAACCGCGGAATTCATCCCTGCAGACTCGGCGCAGGCTGTCGCGCTGATTGGTCTCAAAGTTGGTGAAACCACATCTGTTCGAAGCTTGATTGGAGAGCAGACGCTCAAGGTTAAGCAGATAGTGACCATTCACCGGCGTCTGCTCGACCTGTCATATGGGCAGGTCTCAAGCTCAGTCGTTCCGAGCAAAAATTTAGTCGCCATGACCATCCCAACGCGTGAAGACGGCGAGCTGGATATCTCCTTCTTCATCAAGCAAGTCGAACAGAAAAAAGAACAGGGTCTGACCACAATTGGTCTCTACGGCCAGCACATGGCTACGCTTGAGCTGATCGCGCGGATGCTCGGTGTGGATGTGATCGATCTCGTAAGAGGCTGGCCCGATGAGGGGCCACTGCTTGAGGTCTCGATGGGCGTGGGCCAGACCCACGATGCATTCCCCGTTGACGCTGCACGCGATCTCCCATGGGTAGTCGATCTCTCAATGTTGGTTGAGCTTGCGACGCTGGGAATGCTCGATGTACTGGAGCACATCCCAAGGCTGTATGTAGCTGCTGGCACCAAGCAAACCATCGAAACAAAGATCGAGTCTGCAGCGCGGTTTCGCAAGGGAGGGACGCTCTTCTCACACGACGGGCAACTCGGTATGCAGGAGCAAACTGAGGACAGTTGGCATCGGGAGCGTGCTTTTCTCGATTCAATCTGTGCAGCTGTCGACGAATATTGTGAGGTGGTACCGGCCTACGGCCCGCCTCAGCTACCGGCACAGATGCATACGCTCAGAGACATTCTTGGTGACGGAGAGTACGCAACGCTACTTGTCTGCTTGGAATACGGCGGTGGCCTACTGTCGCTAGATGCCCGCCTCCGCGCTATAGCAGGGTTCTTGGAGATCAAAGGGGCATCTCCTCAAATGCTACTAACGAATGAGCTGATCTCAGGGCGTTTGGCGCAAGGCGAGTACTCCCGGGCAATTGTTCAGATGGTGATGACCAGGCGCAGCTTCGTCTCGATCCAAGCTGCCGACCTTATCGCCATGATGGGCCAGGGTGAGACGTTTGCAAACATAGGTATCAACCGGTTGCGCGGCTATCTGGCCGAGCCGAACCTCACATTTGATAGTGCCGTGCCCGTCGTAACCGATTTTGTCTGTTTGATGTTCTTGCAGGTGCGCTGCAATCTTGGCGTGATGCTGCAACTGATTGAATATTGCTTTGAACCGATGTTTCGCCACCCACGCTGTCCTGATGATTTCCAGCGGTTGGCGTACACACGGATCCAGCTCACGTTGGCGGGTGTGGAGATCAATTCTATCGCGCGCAAAGCCATAGGGTACAGACTCCATGTTGCGAGGCAGCGAGCTGATCGACCTAGCAAGCCGGTCAAGCTGGAAGCGAAGGTTTGCTTTGCTTATGCAGTCCCATTTTGGGCGGTAGCGGTGCCTTCACCAGTGGCTTCTATTCGGCTAGAAGCCCAAAGTCCCGCACTCGCATCGGTTGAGAGCGGTCATACCGAGGAAAGCAGGAAGGGCGACTAG
- a CDS encoding restriction endonuclease: protein MNDYDFSRLNDKEFEVLCTDLIGADKGVRFERFKPGRDGGVDGRYFTPSDTEWILQAKHRPGTPLPQLVTHLRNSEAPKVIALNPERYILVVSHSLTRLNKQELADALDSQTSCPIEVYGREDLNDLLATHTHVERRHFKLWISSSAVLVSIFNHAINGRSEAMMRDIVEKSKIFIHTANLDSAVDRLNKLGTVIITGLAGIGKTTLAEQLILLHASDGFELVCISEHIQEAEQAYSPDERQLFYFDDFLGRNYLEALSGHEGSQIVNFMRRVGRDKATKRFVLTSRSTILNQGRILNDVFEHNNVHRNEMEIRLESLAGLDKAQILYNHIWHSGLSPEHIDEFYNGKRYRKIITHRNFNPRLIQFITDIQRLDDVPVAGYWAYIQELLDNPAKIWAHPYDAQLDDFGRFLVLLVAFNGQNILEHDLAKAYASGLLMAGHANFSGKRDFHHAIRHLSNSLITRVVVGDFVYYKLFNPSLGDFLLHRYSASPDSLKGVFQSLRNLNALDVLVDMSDNELIARKTKGELLLSLLEHEEKSNFQGADPEYLAKLYLLTVSAHPSLAAQRSHDRKAANLLRMRNVTQVILEGPVCSKYFNCLCLVKSAFDEDIMSIDVLEAFTLKVISVGVGDDELPALGELVAKLEIDNVFQASEPFSDLAYNYICDGLDDIFSEGDVFTNGDDYYAACKKLGAMIEDKFASWQIAPSRAMVDEIVDAFDVRDRMKNYFDDSNSHYTSRAAEPRLLETMSIDDLFSRDR from the coding sequence GTGAACGACTACGACTTTTCGCGTCTGAACGACAAAGAGTTCGAGGTGCTATGTACTGATCTGATAGGCGCCGACAAAGGCGTCCGGTTTGAACGGTTCAAGCCTGGTCGCGACGGTGGCGTTGATGGCAGGTATTTCACGCCCAGCGACACCGAATGGATCTTGCAGGCCAAGCATCGCCCTGGCACACCTTTGCCTCAGCTTGTCACCCACCTACGCAACTCTGAGGCGCCAAAGGTCATTGCGCTCAACCCCGAGCGCTACATTCTAGTCGTCTCGCATTCGCTTACGAGGTTGAACAAACAGGAACTGGCCGACGCTCTGGATAGCCAGACGTCTTGTCCTATTGAGGTCTATGGCCGCGAGGATCTGAACGATCTGCTTGCCACCCACACCCATGTTGAGCGCAGGCACTTCAAGCTCTGGATAAGCAGCTCTGCCGTGCTCGTTAGCATTTTCAATCATGCAATCAACGGCCGAAGCGAGGCCATGATGCGTGACATTGTTGAGAAGTCGAAAATCTTCATCCACACCGCTAATTTGGACTCGGCAGTGGACAGGCTCAACAAGCTCGGTACGGTGATCATCACTGGCCTAGCAGGCATTGGAAAAACGACTTTGGCTGAGCAACTCATCCTTCTTCACGCCAGCGATGGCTTTGAGCTCGTATGCATCAGTGAGCACATTCAAGAGGCTGAGCAAGCGTACTCCCCCGATGAGCGCCAGCTCTTCTATTTCGACGACTTCCTGGGGCGGAACTATCTCGAAGCCTTGTCAGGGCATGAGGGCAGCCAGATCGTCAATTTCATGAGGCGCGTAGGCCGAGATAAAGCCACCAAGAGATTCGTTCTAACGTCGCGTTCGACGATCCTGAATCAAGGCCGGATCCTTAATGACGTCTTTGAGCATAACAACGTTCACCGAAACGAGATGGAGATCAGGCTTGAGTCGCTTGCAGGCTTGGATAAAGCGCAGATTCTCTACAATCACATATGGCATTCAGGGCTTTCCCCGGAACACATCGACGAGTTTTACAATGGAAAGCGCTACCGTAAGATAATCACTCACCGGAACTTCAATCCTCGGTTGATTCAATTTATTACGGACATTCAGCGACTGGATGATGTGCCAGTGGCAGGATACTGGGCCTACATTCAAGAGCTCCTAGATAACCCCGCAAAAATTTGGGCGCATCCTTATGATGCTCAGTTGGATGACTTCGGCCGATTCCTTGTGCTGTTGGTGGCCTTCAACGGGCAAAATATCCTCGAGCATGATTTGGCTAAAGCGTATGCCAGCGGCTTGCTCATGGCGGGACATGCTAATTTCTCGGGCAAGCGTGACTTCCACCACGCCATACGACACCTGTCGAATTCCCTGATCACACGGGTGGTGGTAGGTGATTTCGTCTATTACAAATTGTTCAACCCATCCTTGGGAGATTTCTTACTGCATCGTTACTCGGCGTCACCAGATTCACTTAAAGGTGTGTTCCAGAGCCTCCGCAACCTTAACGCCCTAGATGTGCTGGTTGACATGTCAGACAACGAATTGATCGCCCGCAAAACAAAGGGCGAACTGCTTCTCTCGCTCCTGGAACATGAGGAGAAATCGAATTTTCAGGGCGCTGATCCTGAATATCTAGCGAAACTCTATCTGCTGACAGTCTCAGCCCATCCTTCTCTAGCAGCTCAGCGATCGCACGACCGGAAAGCGGCGAATCTTTTACGGATGAGAAATGTCACCCAAGTAATACTTGAAGGCCCTGTCTGCTCAAAATATTTCAATTGCCTATGCTTGGTTAAAAGTGCTTTCGACGAAGACATTATGTCTATCGATGTGCTAGAGGCGTTCACCCTAAAAGTCATCAGCGTCGGTGTGGGGGATGATGAGTTACCTGCTCTCGGTGAGCTTGTGGCGAAACTCGAAATAGACAATGTATTTCAGGCCAGTGAGCCTTTCTCAGATCTCGCTTACAACTACATCTGCGATGGACTTGACGATATATTCTCCGAGGGAGACGTATTTACAAACGGCGATGACTACTACGCTGCGTGTAAAAAGCTGGGGGCTATGATCGAGGATAAGTTCGCGAGCTGGCAAATCGCGCCTAGCCGCGCCATGGTCGATGAGATCGTGGATGCGTTCGATGTACGAGATCGAATGAAAAACTATTTTGACGACTCAAACTCACACTACACCTCGCGTGCGGCTGAACCACGCCTGCTTGAGACGATGAGTATTGATGACCTTTTTTCTAGGGATCGGTAA
- a CDS encoding NADPH-dependent oxidoreductase: protein MTVNAQSKLASRYGAADISPLMPWNETIDQLLDHRSVRAFTDQPLPDGTIETLVAAAQSASTSSNLQVWSVVAVQDSDRKARLSALAGSQDYIRQAPLFFVWLADLSRVTRVAEQQGVELEAVPYLESLLLGTIDAALAAQNAVVALESLGLGSVYIGAIRNDIEGVAKELGLPPQVYPVFGLCVGYPSTERPAQVKPRLPQGAVLHHETYSAAADVEAVAEYDERLGAFYQREGMKATGWSEQVVNRLRSVSNLHGREELVEELKRMGFGLR, encoded by the coding sequence ATGACAGTCAACGCACAATCAAAACTGGCTTCCCGCTACGGCGCCGCGGACATCTCGCCTCTCATGCCCTGGAACGAGACGATCGATCAGTTGCTCGACCATCGCAGCGTTCGTGCTTTCACTGATCAGCCACTGCCTGACGGCACAATAGAGACCCTGGTCGCCGCGGCACAATCAGCGTCGACCTCGTCAAACCTGCAAGTCTGGAGCGTTGTCGCTGTTCAGGACAGCGATCGGAAAGCGCGTCTCTCGGCGCTAGCAGGAAGCCAGGACTACATTCGCCAGGCGCCTCTGTTTTTTGTATGGCTTGCCGACCTGTCCAGGGTCACCCGCGTTGCTGAGCAGCAGGGTGTAGAGCTCGAAGCAGTGCCTTACTTGGAAAGCCTGTTGCTCGGTACGATCGACGCCGCCTTGGCTGCTCAGAACGCCGTGGTCGCTCTGGAATCTCTGGGACTAGGCAGCGTTTACATCGGCGCTATCCGAAACGACATTGAAGGCGTGGCCAAAGAGCTTGGTCTGCCTCCGCAGGTTTATCCGGTTTTCGGCCTCTGCGTAGGTTATCCATCTACCGAGCGACCAGCGCAGGTAAAACCACGGCTGCCCCAAGGCGCAGTGCTTCACCACGAGACCTACTCGGCAGCGGCAGATGTGGAAGCGGTGGCTGAATACGATGAGCGCCTGGGCGCGTTTTACCAGCGTGAGGGCATGAAGGCTACCGGGTGGTCGGAGCAGGTGGTCAATCGACTTCGCAGTGTTTCAAACCTGCACGGGCGGGAAGAGCTGGTTGAGGAGCTGAAGCGGATGGGGTTTGGGCTGCGCTGA
- a CDS encoding Shedu immune nuclease family protein — MEGTQQTLQDTWNGEDVLEPSFSIIRRPVEAGFCIDLYLQVFDKISSDKWQSLPEDRWHRLATIEPGWITMYPIYTNPHTQRYRSPKNGNVGCILYSHQPTHDLPDTPEDAVLYIDVSLPRKLFDPCEEGLGLVKQLTPLWRGLRFAPSLKTLVISDDGDTSITDDVVFVSEARVDECRRTCMRITRARKKSETSAQMHWVLSQVFPTLMPNVVFEGSRPVLASDTTPRRVSNQVAQAAVRARRHQLREVKVGVEMLAKEAPRELFELHAEIERVTLAVMIEKFESMLSQNLSEGHWQHFFEANLFILAMVFARPVALLHTQFHAQGSTINGAGAHIGDLLFSQGRELAIVEIKKPSTPLMQSRPYRNQDVFGPNLQLSGAITQVLYQQGLMRANWLSHLRDPTMRDLNPDTARCVVIAGTKPTEEGRRRSFEIFRNACKDVEVVTFDELLGKLRMLAEHLTPAAPADLPDTF, encoded by the coding sequence ATGGAAGGGACTCAGCAGACCTTGCAGGACACATGGAACGGGGAGGACGTGTTGGAGCCTAGTTTCAGCATCATCCGGCGGCCAGTGGAAGCGGGCTTTTGCATTGACTTGTACCTTCAGGTTTTTGACAAAATCTCCTCAGATAAATGGCAGTCATTGCCCGAAGACAGATGGCATCGGCTAGCCACGATCGAGCCGGGTTGGATCACGATGTATCCCATCTACACCAACCCCCATACTCAGCGCTATCGGAGCCCGAAGAACGGAAACGTGGGCTGCATCTTGTACAGCCATCAGCCGACGCACGATCTTCCAGACACTCCAGAGGACGCCGTGCTCTACATCGACGTCAGCCTCCCTAGAAAACTGTTTGATCCCTGTGAGGAAGGATTGGGGCTGGTTAAACAGCTTACGCCGCTCTGGCGAGGGCTGCGATTCGCTCCCAGCCTAAAAACCCTAGTCATATCGGATGATGGTGACACCTCGATCACGGACGACGTCGTCTTTGTCAGTGAGGCACGGGTGGATGAATGCCGTAGAACATGCATGCGGATCACTCGGGCTCGAAAAAAGAGTGAGACGTCAGCCCAGATGCATTGGGTGCTGAGCCAAGTGTTTCCGACGCTGATGCCCAATGTGGTCTTTGAAGGCAGCCGTCCAGTGCTGGCGAGCGATACGACCCCTCGCAGAGTCAGTAATCAAGTTGCGCAGGCGGCTGTGCGGGCGCGGCGTCATCAGCTCAGAGAAGTGAAGGTCGGCGTTGAGATGTTGGCGAAGGAAGCGCCTCGCGAACTATTCGAATTGCACGCGGAGATCGAGAGGGTCACCTTGGCCGTAATGATCGAAAAGTTCGAGAGCATGCTGAGCCAGAACCTTAGCGAGGGCCACTGGCAGCATTTTTTCGAAGCCAACCTGTTCATCCTAGCGATGGTGTTCGCACGCCCTGTGGCGCTTCTGCATACCCAGTTCCATGCCCAAGGCTCCACGATCAATGGAGCAGGCGCTCATATTGGCGATTTGCTTTTCTCACAAGGACGCGAACTGGCCATCGTGGAAATCAAGAAACCTTCCACCCCTTTGATGCAAAGCCGACCGTATCGCAACCAGGATGTCTTTGGCCCGAATTTGCAGCTCAGTGGAGCAATTACACAGGTGCTATATCAGCAAGGCCTGATGCGTGCCAACTGGCTGTCGCACCTTCGAGATCCAACGATGCGAGACTTGAATCCAGACACAGCGAGGTGCGTTGTCATTGCCGGTACCAAGCCAACCGAGGAAGGCCGCCGGCGCAGCTTCGAGATATTCCGCAACGCCTGCAAAGATGTCGAGGTCGTTACCTTTGATGAGCTGCTAGGCAAGCTGCGGATGCTGGCCGAGCACCTGACGCCCGCAGCTCCGGCCGACCTCCCCGATACTTTCTGA
- a CDS encoding tetratricopeptide repeat protein, translating into MGMFDWLFRMHKPRDHKPAKAHADKSFEIAGGFLSSPSNDYHGLCKHAPGKSWAVSWNDATPDGRRGGHREEGEGRYILIDLINNAIVVNALMSRPNNGAVADNGSFCLEDWHFGSTLSGTFHVFTSQGLPIITKALTANILQSGISRNGLLAYCLTANSPTEDGRKLALYDLKEGVELFAVTPQRAFKRIGFDEKLMQLVVKVSGGGEYRYAADGALVDEDAADAALLSSANYTDVILTAETMLKDGCSTSELERILAAVIGSRALGADDNPAWKPTALKVQGLAHEELGQGREAIGCYEEALRLNPKIGVKRKLDALVKRL; encoded by the coding sequence ATGGGTATGTTCGATTGGCTGTTCCGCATGCATAAGCCCCGCGATCATAAGCCCGCTAAGGCCCACGCAGATAAGAGTTTTGAGATTGCCGGCGGATTCCTTTCTTCACCCTCGAATGATTACCACGGGCTGTGCAAGCACGCGCCGGGAAAATCATGGGCGGTGTCCTGGAATGACGCTACGCCTGATGGCCGACGCGGCGGACATCGAGAGGAGGGCGAGGGTAGGTACATCCTGATCGACCTCATCAACAACGCCATCGTGGTTAATGCCCTCATGTCCCGTCCGAACAATGGCGCAGTCGCGGACAACGGCAGCTTTTGCTTGGAAGACTGGCACTTCGGAAGCACGCTGTCCGGCACATTTCACGTCTTCACTTCTCAGGGGCTACCGATAATTACCAAGGCGCTGACCGCAAATATTCTGCAGAGTGGGATTTCGCGCAATGGCCTCCTGGCGTACTGCCTCACCGCAAACAGCCCGACTGAGGATGGGCGTAAGCTCGCTCTGTATGACCTCAAAGAAGGCGTGGAGCTTTTCGCCGTGACTCCGCAGCGTGCCTTTAAGCGGATCGGGTTTGATGAGAAGTTGATGCAGTTGGTGGTCAAGGTCTCAGGAGGAGGCGAGTACCGTTACGCGGCTGACGGGGCTCTGGTCGATGAAGACGCCGCGGATGCGGCCTTGCTGAGCTCGGCCAACTATACGGACGTCATTTTAACTGCCGAGACCATGCTAAAGGATGGATGCTCCACGTCTGAATTGGAGAGGATTCTGGCCGCGGTGATTGGATCGCGAGCGTTGGGGGCGGACGATAACCCAGCGTGGAAACCGACAGCGTTGAAGGTGCAAGGGTTAGCCCATGAGGAGCTTGGTCAAGGTCGCGAGGCTATCGGGTGTTATGAGGAGGCGCTGCGACTGAACCCGAAGATTGGGGTCAAAAGGAAGTTAGATGCGCTGGTGAAGCGTTTGTGA